One segment of Paenibacillus rhizovicinus DNA contains the following:
- a CDS encoding ABC transporter substrate-binding protein, with the protein MMNRLHTNKPAKAAIVLATAIMIMTACGQTTDNDNTTASGNADTNANTTANANGQAADNAGSGNDASANASGADAAASEDSVDALYAKAKEEGKVIVYSTSGRANDAAETFMKKYPEIKVEVSKVKSDEMMDKVMKEQDAGQFNPDVILTKEVSGAVEEEMVKPGRYIKYLPEDIAPNVDEPYRTQAEAYANYVEFRTIFYNAKHYAEVPVKNWWDLTTPAFKGKVYTADPLSSPAFMDLFTTMVNNSDDMAAAYKEEFGKDIVLNGTENAGYEFIKELFDNGLIVLKGSDDVLDAIGKADSDAVGLAVSGDVSKNEENGWTIQPVYDIKPKTAVPDSGYFFLANKAPHEAAAKLFIRWMMGETDGKGEGLAPFNEVGSWVPRSDVQTKNDVSFESLNLWAFDGEALYNSAPKVRDFWIKQK; encoded by the coding sequence ATGATGAACCGGCTACATACCAACAAGCCTGCCAAGGCTGCGATCGTACTCGCAACTGCAATCATGATTATGACAGCCTGCGGACAAACCACCGACAATGACAACACCACGGCAAGCGGCAATGCCGACACGAATGCCAATACAACAGCGAACGCGAACGGACAGGCAGCAGACAACGCTGGCAGCGGCAACGACGCTTCAGCCAATGCGAGCGGAGCCGATGCAGCGGCTTCGGAGGATTCGGTCGACGCCCTGTATGCGAAAGCCAAAGAAGAAGGCAAGGTCATCGTCTACTCGACGTCCGGCCGCGCCAACGATGCCGCCGAGACATTCATGAAGAAATATCCGGAAATCAAAGTCGAAGTGAGCAAGGTCAAGTCCGACGAGATGATGGACAAAGTCATGAAGGAACAAGATGCCGGTCAATTCAATCCCGACGTTATCCTGACGAAAGAAGTCAGCGGCGCTGTCGAAGAAGAGATGGTTAAGCCGGGACGCTACATCAAATATCTGCCTGAGGATATCGCGCCGAACGTTGACGAGCCTTACCGCACGCAAGCGGAAGCCTATGCCAACTATGTGGAATTCCGGACGATTTTCTACAATGCCAAGCACTATGCGGAAGTGCCCGTGAAGAACTGGTGGGACCTGACGACGCCGGCGTTCAAAGGCAAGGTATACACGGCCGACCCGCTCAGCTCCCCGGCGTTCATGGATCTGTTCACGACGATGGTCAACAACAGCGACGATATGGCGGCGGCGTACAAAGAAGAATTCGGCAAGGACATCGTCCTGAACGGCACCGAGAATGCCGGCTACGAATTCATCAAGGAATTGTTCGACAACGGCCTGATCGTGCTGAAAGGCAGCGACGACGTTCTGGATGCCATCGGCAAAGCGGACAGCGACGCGGTCGGACTCGCGGTATCGGGCGACGTTTCGAAGAACGAAGAGAACGGCTGGACGATTCAGCCGGTCTACGACATCAAGCCGAAGACGGCCGTTCCGGATTCCGGTTACTTCTTCCTCGCGAACAAAGCGCCGCACGAGGCTGCCGCGAAGCTGTTCATCCGCTGGATGATGGGCGAGACGGACGGCAAGGGCGAAGGTCTCGCGCCGTTCAACGAAGTGGGCTCGTGGGTACCGCGCTCCGACGTGCAGACGAAGAACGACGTTTCGTTCGAGTCGCTCAACCTGTGGGCGTTCGACGGCGAGGCGCTTTACAATTCGGCACCGAAAGTACGCGACTTCTGGATCAAGCAAAAGTAA
- a CDS encoding cation diffusion facilitator family transporter, producing the protein MSHNHSHGHGGHGHGHDHSHGDVFHTHAPIGKMKLAFFLSFFILIVEVVGGFISHSLALLSDAGHVLTDIAAIGLSWYAMKQSLKAPSEGYTFGYHRSGILAAFINALSLILIAVVILWEAVRRFQAPEEVGSTWMFISAGVGLVMNLYLGLGLSKEDNINVRSAVLHMMGDAAASAGVIVGGLIIRFTGWYVVDPILSVLIAVLIAFGAVGIVRQTIHILMEATPKDVPLNKVAEAISAVPGIHGVHDLHVWSITSGRNALSCHVTLDGATTIEQSQALLREIEHRLLHLNIGHCTIQMEDDRHPHGNSILCDGAEPEHDHHHHESHDSHDH; encoded by the coding sequence ATGAGTCACAATCATTCTCACGGGCATGGCGGTCATGGACACGGCCATGATCACAGTCACGGCGACGTGTTTCATACGCATGCGCCGATCGGCAAGATGAAGCTGGCGTTCTTCCTCAGCTTCTTCATCCTCATCGTGGAGGTCGTCGGCGGATTCATCTCGCACAGCCTGGCGCTGCTGTCCGATGCAGGGCATGTGCTGACCGACATAGCGGCGATCGGGCTCTCCTGGTATGCGATGAAGCAGTCGCTGAAGGCGCCTTCCGAGGGCTACACGTTCGGCTACCATCGCTCGGGCATTTTGGCCGCGTTCATTAACGCGCTCTCGCTTATTCTGATTGCGGTCGTCATTTTGTGGGAGGCCGTCAGACGGTTTCAAGCGCCTGAAGAGGTGGGGAGCACGTGGATGTTTATCAGCGCCGGCGTCGGGCTTGTCATGAATCTATACCTCGGCCTCGGGCTGAGCAAAGAGGATAATATCAACGTGCGCAGCGCCGTGCTGCACATGATGGGCGACGCGGCGGCTTCGGCCGGCGTTATCGTCGGAGGGCTGATCATCCGCTTCACCGGATGGTACGTGGTCGATCCGATCCTGAGCGTGCTGATTGCCGTATTGATCGCGTTCGGCGCCGTCGGCATCGTCCGCCAGACGATCCATATTCTCATGGAGGCGACGCCGAAAGACGTGCCGCTGAACAAGGTCGCCGAGGCGATAAGCGCCGTCCCCGGCATTCATGGCGTGCATGACTTGCATGTATGGAGCATCACGAGCGGCAGAAATGCGCTGTCCTGCCACGTAACGCTGGACGGTGCAACGACGATTGAGCAGAGCCAGGCGCTGCTGCGGGAGATCGAGCATCGCCTGCTGCATCTGAACATCGGCCACTGCACGATTCAGATGGAGGACGATCGTCACCCGCATGGCAATTCGATCTTGTGCGACGGCGCAGAGCCGGAGCATGATCACCATCATCATGAGTCTCATGATAGCCATGATCATTAA
- a CDS encoding alpha-mannosidase, which translates to MANGDNKRRTAHIISHTHWDREWYLPYEKHHVRLIALMDTLMDTLEKDTEYRSFYLDGQTIIIEDYLQVRPDQRERLEKWIREGRIHIGPWYVLQDAFLTSSEANVRNLQIGHQDAAHYDTIAKVGYFPDTFGNIGQAPQLMRQAGIDNAVFGRGVKPTGFNNEVADSAYESSFSELIWEGPDGSRVLGILFANWYSNGNEVPVDEAEAKEYWDRKLADAGKYASTGQLLFMNGCDHQPIQTDLPEAIRTARKLYPDTDFVHSNFTDYLASLQSALDTDLSVVRGELRSQRTDGWSTLVNTASARVYLKQMNQVGQTMLEKVAEPLAAFAHAAGKAQYPHHLLNYAWKTLMQNHPHDSICGCSVDEVHREMITRFDKSRHVAETIVDDSKLSLASAVDTSGFERFGRDALPFVVFNTTGWSHSGVVEVELDVARVYFRDGIGFNEMTRMMKAVDVTGRTLVDSDGKAVSHTMADLGLQFGYDLPDDKFRQPYWARRVKLTFEASVAPAIGLQAYAWVLDAASTVSEASLLTGPRAMGNAQLGVEIAEDGTLAVTDFASGRTYRDLLIYENTGDIGNEYMYKQPDGVPALTTKGLAAEIRVIEDNAYRASFEIVHHWSIPASADELFEQEKQEAVYYPYRKAGRSKELVPLTIRTVVSLERSGRGVGIRTTFNNQAKDHRVRALFPTDLAASVHRADAIFEVAVRDNEPAAEWENPSNAQHQQAFADVSDGAQGLAIANKGLNEYEVLRDGRNTIAVTLLRSVAELGDWGVFPTPEAQCLGEHTAELLILPHQADGTADGAFAAAYQFQTPWTAVQTGVHGGTLAPAHAFLAWEGEGVAFSSAKIAGATGDLMLRWFNLRPEAASLSVQPNVETAASVYKSDVLERTVEAVTPSGEAAAAFAAKLGPCEIFTAGVALK; encoded by the coding sequence ATGGCGAACGGAGATAACAAGCGAAGAACGGCGCATATCATCTCGCACACCCACTGGGACCGCGAATGGTATTTGCCTTACGAGAAGCATCATGTGCGTCTGATCGCGCTGATGGATACGCTGATGGACACGCTGGAAAAGGACACGGAATACCGCAGCTTCTACCTCGACGGACAGACGATCATCATCGAGGATTACCTGCAGGTGCGTCCCGACCAGCGGGAACGTCTGGAGAAATGGATCCGCGAAGGCCGGATTCATATCGGACCTTGGTACGTGCTGCAGGATGCGTTCCTGACGAGCAGCGAAGCGAACGTGCGCAACCTGCAGATCGGACATCAAGATGCCGCGCATTACGACACGATCGCGAAAGTCGGATATTTCCCCGACACGTTCGGCAATATCGGCCAGGCGCCGCAGCTGATGCGGCAGGCGGGCATCGACAACGCGGTGTTCGGCCGCGGGGTTAAGCCGACGGGCTTCAACAACGAGGTTGCGGACTCGGCGTACGAATCGTCGTTCTCCGAGCTCATCTGGGAGGGACCGGACGGCTCGCGCGTACTGGGCATTCTGTTCGCCAACTGGTACAGCAACGGCAACGAAGTGCCGGTAGACGAAGCGGAAGCCAAGGAATACTGGGACCGCAAGCTGGCCGACGCCGGCAAATACGCTTCCACGGGACAGCTGCTGTTCATGAACGGCTGCGACCATCAGCCGATTCAGACGGATCTGCCCGAAGCGATCCGCACGGCGCGCAAGCTGTATCCGGACACGGATTTCGTGCATTCGAACTTCACGGACTATCTGGCCTCGCTGCAATCCGCGCTGGACACGGACCTATCGGTCGTGCGCGGCGAGCTGCGCAGCCAGCGTACGGACGGCTGGTCCACGCTCGTGAACACGGCTTCCGCGCGGGTGTATCTGAAACAGATGAACCAAGTCGGCCAGACGATGCTCGAGAAGGTCGCCGAGCCGTTGGCTGCGTTCGCGCATGCCGCGGGCAAAGCCCAGTACCCGCATCATCTGCTGAACTATGCTTGGAAGACGCTCATGCAGAATCACCCGCATGACAGCATCTGCGGCTGCAGCGTCGACGAGGTTCACCGCGAGATGATCACCCGGTTCGATAAGAGCCGTCATGTTGCGGAAACGATCGTTGACGACAGCAAGCTGTCGCTCGCAAGCGCCGTCGATACAAGCGGATTCGAGCGCTTCGGCCGCGACGCGCTGCCGTTCGTCGTGTTCAACACGACGGGCTGGTCGCACAGCGGCGTCGTCGAAGTCGAGCTTGACGTTGCGCGCGTGTATTTCCGCGACGGCATCGGCTTCAATGAAATGACCCGCATGATGAAGGCGGTCGACGTTACGGGCCGCACGCTCGTCGATTCGGACGGCAAAGCCGTTTCCCATACGATGGCGGACCTCGGCCTGCAGTTCGGTTACGACCTGCCGGACGATAAATTCCGTCAGCCGTACTGGGCGCGCCGCGTGAAGCTGACGTTCGAAGCGTCCGTAGCGCCTGCGATCGGCTTGCAGGCCTACGCATGGGTGCTTGACGCGGCTAGCACCGTTTCGGAAGCGTCGCTCTTGACCGGCCCGCGCGCGATGGGGAACGCGCAGCTGGGCGTCGAGATCGCCGAGGACGGCACCCTGGCGGTGACGGACTTCGCGAGCGGCCGCACGTACCGCGATTTGCTGATTTACGAGAACACCGGGGACATCGGCAACGAGTACATGTACAAGCAGCCGGACGGCGTGCCTGCGCTGACGACCAAAGGCCTCGCGGCCGAAATCCGCGTAATCGAAGACAACGCGTACCGCGCGTCGTTCGAGATCGTGCATCATTGGTCCATCCCGGCATCGGCCGACGAGCTGTTCGAGCAAGAGAAGCAGGAAGCCGTCTATTACCCGTACCGGAAGGCCGGCCGTTCGAAGGAGCTCGTGCCGCTCACGATCCGTACCGTCGTCAGCCTGGAGCGCTCCGGCCGCGGCGTAGGCATCCGCACGACCTTCAATAACCAAGCGAAGGATCATCGCGTGCGCGCTTTGTTCCCGACCGATCTGGCCGCGTCCGTGCATCGGGCCGATGCGATCTTCGAAGTGGCGGTTCGCGACAACGAACCGGCTGCCGAGTGGGAGAATCCGAGCAACGCGCAGCATCAGCAGGCTTTTGCGGATGTCAGCGACGGCGCGCAGGGACTCGCGATCGCGAACAAAGGCTTGAACGAGTACGAAGTACTTCGCGACGGCCGCAATACGATTGCCGTTACCTTGCTTCGCTCCGTGGCGGAGCTCGGCGACTGGGGCGTCTTCCCGACGCCGGAAGCGCAGTGCCTCGGCGAGCATACGGCCGAGCTGCTGATCCTCCCGCATCAAGCGGACGGAACGGCGGACGGCGCGTTCGCGGCGGCGTATCAGTTCCAAACGCCGTGGACAGCCGTCCAAACCGGCGTACACGGCGGCACGCTTGCGCCGGCGCATGCATTCCTGGCTTGGGAAGGCGAAGGCGTTGCCTTCTCGTCGGCCAAGATCGCGGGAGCGACGGGCGACCTCATGCTGCGCTGGTTCAACCTGCGTCCTGAGGCGGCGTCGCTGAGCGTTCAGCCGAACGTGGAGACGGCTGCATCCGTGTATAAGAGCGACGTGCTCGAGCGCACGGTCGAAGCCGTGACGCCTTCGGGCGAAGCGGCCGCCGCGTTCGCGGCGAAGCTCGGCCCGTGCGAGATCTTCACGGCGGGCGTGGCCCTGAAGTAA
- a CDS encoding ArsR/SmtB family transcription factor produces MEEDIKDCCDVTIIHDDVVSAAAQVQLTDDMVVKMANFYQALSDPTRLRIVHTLIHAEMCVCDLAAVLEMTQSSISHQLRYLKNLALIKRRKVGRMVYYSIDDEHVLTLFETGLAHISHR; encoded by the coding sequence ATGGAAGAAGATATCAAGGATTGCTGCGATGTCACCATTATCCATGACGACGTGGTGTCGGCGGCGGCGCAGGTTCAACTGACCGATGATATGGTGGTCAAGATGGCGAATTTCTATCAAGCGCTGAGCGATCCGACCCGATTACGCATCGTGCATACGCTCATTCATGCGGAAATGTGCGTCTGTGATCTCGCGGCCGTGCTGGAGATGACGCAGTCCTCGATCTCCCATCAGCTGCGCTATCTCAAAAACCTCGCGCTCATTAAGCGCCGCAAAGTCGGCCGCATGGTCTATTACAGCATCGACGACGAGCATGTGCTCACGCTGTTCGAAACCGGTCTTGCCCATATTTCGCATCGATGA
- a CDS encoding PHP-associated domain-containing protein, producing MKIDFHIHVKLSKKTNFEQEHFGSMINEARAQGLDAITLTEHFNTHRFEEVYGSLDRLYPCNNHYYNADGFKIFTGMEVDVAEGGHILVSGPKDKLLEIRNALDRHTTTETFIGLEALFELCEPRGMMVIGGHPFRESNHLYHIDRALLRRFDAFDLNGKDLHEIGIQENIAKVLPLGAELGVPVVAGSDAHQMFQVGCVHNEFVGNFETIAELKTAIRSGAYKRVISPSLHLQVRAANLVKKLLKKKKEVV from the coding sequence ATGAAGATCGACTTTCACATTCACGTTAAGCTATCTAAGAAAACCAATTTCGAGCAGGAGCATTTCGGCAGCATGATTAACGAAGCGCGGGCGCAGGGCCTGGACGCCATCACGCTGACGGAGCATTTCAACACGCACCGGTTCGAAGAGGTTTACGGCTCGCTCGACCGTCTGTATCCGTGCAATAATCATTACTATAACGCGGACGGCTTCAAAATCTTCACGGGCATGGAGGTCGACGTTGCCGAAGGCGGCCATATACTGGTCAGCGGTCCGAAGGATAAGCTGCTCGAGATTCGCAATGCGCTGGATCGGCATACGACGACCGAAACGTTCATCGGGCTGGAAGCCCTGTTCGAGCTGTGCGAGCCGCGCGGCATGATGGTCATCGGCGGTCACCCTTTCCGCGAGTCGAACCATCTGTACCATATCGACCGCGCATTGCTGCGCCGGTTCGATGCCTTCGATCTGAACGGCAAGGATTTGCACGAGATCGGCATTCAGGAGAATATCGCGAAAGTGCTGCCGCTCGGCGCCGAATTGGGCGTTCCGGTCGTGGCGGGAAGCGATGCCCATCAGATGTTCCAGGTCGGCTGCGTGCACAACGAGTTCGTCGGGAATTTCGAGACGATCGCCGAGCTGAAAACCGCTATCCGGTCGGGCGCCTACAAGCGCGTCATCTCGCCATCGCTGCATTTGCAGGTTCGCGCGGCGAACTTGGTGAAGAAGCTGCTCAAGAAGAAGAAGGAAGTCGTTTAA
- a CDS encoding ABC transporter permease, with protein MANKPALTDHRARLYNQTLNWLRNPVHLIGVAALIFLSYTIIWPVLKITYTTFMWRQQDVRLTAEANPGHFTLYHWIRVLASDMSASLFYKPILNSLAVGVTVSALSMTIGCGLAWLVTRTDIPLKRTISFLAVIPYLLPAWILSQAWLTFFKNGKIGGTPGILQSLIHVSPPDWLSYGFVPIVVSLSLHDSVFFFLIVGAALSSMNSQLEEAASVAGARRFTILRRIVMPLVLPSMLSGFILIFTKAISSYGVPALLGTPVNFYMISTMLYSSMRSRLTTEANVLSLTLMIISMLTIYLNQRVIGRRRSFVTVSGKGSARTLTPLGSWRVPAATLSTLAMAAISIVPLLVLLVQSFMLKEGSYNLSNFTMHYWSGGSDPAINTGEKGVLRNPIFMLALKNSLYIAGAASIIAAVIGLVLGYVVARGRQSWLGRMVDQVSFLPYLIPGISLAALYISIFAKPVFFIPALYGTITLLILITVVKELPFTVKAGSAAMMQIGPELEEAAQIGGASWFTRFRRILLPLNRKSLVSIFLLVFIGAMKEMELIIMLITPRTETLTTLTFYYAEKGYEQLTNVILMIIIAIVIAVYAVAVKFGKADLTQGIGGQ; from the coding sequence TTGGCGAACAAACCGGCGCTGACCGACCATCGGGCGCGGTTGTATAACCAGACCTTGAATTGGCTGCGTAATCCCGTTCATCTGATCGGGGTTGCAGCCCTTATCTTTTTATCGTACACGATTATATGGCCCGTGCTGAAAATCACGTATACGACGTTCATGTGGCGGCAGCAGGACGTCCGGCTGACGGCCGAAGCGAATCCGGGCCACTTCACGCTCTATCATTGGATTCGCGTGCTCGCCAGCGACATGAGCGCCTCGTTATTTTATAAGCCGATCCTGAACTCGCTGGCCGTGGGCGTTACGGTATCCGCGCTTTCCATGACGATCGGCTGCGGACTTGCATGGCTCGTGACGCGGACGGATATTCCGCTGAAGCGGACGATTTCGTTCCTTGCGGTCATTCCGTACCTGCTGCCGGCATGGATTCTGTCCCAGGCGTGGCTGACGTTCTTCAAGAACGGCAAGATCGGCGGGACGCCCGGCATTCTCCAATCGCTGATTCACGTTTCGCCGCCCGATTGGCTGTCTTACGGTTTCGTGCCGATCGTGGTTTCGCTGTCGCTGCACGACAGCGTCTTCTTCTTCCTGATCGTCGGCGCGGCGCTCAGCTCGATGAACAGTCAGCTGGAGGAAGCGGCCAGCGTGGCCGGAGCGCGGAGGTTCACGATTCTGCGGCGGATCGTCATGCCGCTCGTGCTGCCTTCGATGCTGTCGGGATTCATTCTGATCTTCACCAAAGCGATCAGCTCGTACGGGGTTCCGGCGCTGCTCGGCACGCCCGTTAACTTCTACATGATTTCGACCATGCTCTACTCCAGCATGCGCTCCCGGCTCACGACGGAGGCGAACGTGCTCAGCTTGACGCTCATGATCATCTCGATGCTGACGATTTATCTGAATCAGCGGGTCATCGGGCGCCGGCGGAGCTTCGTGACCGTCTCGGGCAAAGGCAGCGCGCGCACGCTTACGCCGCTCGGCTCGTGGAGGGTGCCCGCCGCGACGCTGTCCACGCTGGCGATGGCCGCGATTTCCATCGTGCCGCTTCTCGTGCTGCTGGTGCAGTCGTTCATGCTGAAGGAAGGCTCCTACAACCTGAGCAACTTCACCATGCATTATTGGTCGGGCGGTTCCGATCCGGCGATTAACACGGGGGAGAAGGGCGTGCTGCGCAATCCGATCTTCATGCTGGCGCTCAAGAATTCGCTCTATATCGCGGGAGCCGCGTCCATCATCGCGGCGGTTATCGGCTTGGTGCTCGGCTATGTCGTGGCGCGGGGGCGGCAATCGTGGCTTGGACGCATGGTCGACCAAGTGTCGTTCCTGCCGTACCTGATTCCGGGTATCTCGCTGGCGGCGCTGTACATTTCGATTTTCGCCAAGCCGGTCTTCTTCATTCCGGCGCTGTACGGCACGATTACGCTGCTGATTCTGATTACCGTCGTGAAAGAGCTGCCGTTCACCGTGAAAGCGGGCAGCGCCGCGATGATGCAAATCGGGCCGGAGCTGGAGGAAGCCGCGCAGATCGGGGGAGCATCCTGGTTTACGCGTTTCCGAAGGATTTTGCTGCCGCTGAACCGCAAGAGCCTTGTGTCTATCTTCCTATTAGTATTCATTGGCGCGATGAAGGAGATGGAGCTGATCATCATGCTCATCACGCCGCGGACGGAGACGCTGACGACGCTGACCTTCTATTATGCCGAGAAGGGCTACGAGCAGCTCACCAACGTGATTCTGATGATTATCATCGCCATCGTCATTGCGGTCTACGCCGTGGCGGTCAAGTTCGGCAAGGCGGATCTGACGCAAGGGATAGGAGGTCAATGA
- a CDS encoding ABC transporter ATP-binding protein gives MTTAAIELNNIQVRLQQKQVLDGIDLTIEQGDFITFLGPSGCGKTTLLRTIAGLQQADGGSIRIGGREVANGETNFHMEPSKRGLSLVFQSYALWPHMTVFENVAFGLQVRRMGKAEVKRSVQAALDKMRIPELAGRYPSELSGGQQQRVAIARAIVTEPDILLLDEPLSNLDAKLRVEMRAELKRLHQELNTTIIYVTHDQHEAMSLSTRVAVFFGGSLVQTDKPRLLYKHPKTLQVADFIGNAGLHLNSMEGVITHERGQAWLKTAVAAIPVEGCELETHKDVVMTIKPEDIRLYDRQGPDRIAAAVEAVFPSGAETLVQLNAAGGTAMMVRVMGDADYEPGTVLYADLRKEQLNFYDKRTGIRMEHVTPISNTLEESHHEDRLSHSR, from the coding sequence ATGACAACGGCGGCAATCGAATTGAACAATATCCAGGTGCGCCTGCAGCAGAAGCAAGTGCTGGACGGGATCGATTTGACCATCGAGCAGGGGGATTTCATCACCTTCCTCGGCCCTTCCGGCTGCGGCAAGACGACCTTGCTGCGCACGATCGCGGGGCTCCAGCAGGCGGATGGCGGATCGATCCGGATCGGCGGCCGCGAGGTTGCCAACGGGGAGACGAATTTCCATATGGAGCCGTCGAAGCGCGGTCTCAGCCTGGTGTTCCAAAGCTACGCGCTGTGGCCGCATATGACGGTATTCGAGAACGTGGCGTTCGGCCTGCAGGTGCGCAGGATGGGCAAAGCCGAGGTGAAGCGGAGCGTGCAGGCGGCGCTGGATAAGATGCGCATACCGGAGCTGGCCGGCCGTTATCCGAGCGAGCTGTCCGGCGGCCAGCAGCAGCGCGTGGCGATCGCCCGCGCGATCGTGACCGAGCCGGATATCCTGCTGCTCGACGAGCCGCTCTCCAACTTGGATGCGAAGCTGCGGGTCGAGATGCGAGCGGAGCTGAAGCGGCTGCATCAGGAGCTGAACACGACGATCATCTACGTCACGCACGATCAGCACGAAGCGATGTCCTTATCGACCCGGGTCGCGGTGTTCTTCGGCGGATCCTTGGTGCAGACCGACAAGCCGCGCCTGCTGTATAAGCATCCGAAGACGCTGCAGGTGGCCGATTTTATCGGAAACGCGGGACTGCACCTGAACAGCATGGAAGGCGTCATTACGCATGAGCGCGGGCAAGCTTGGCTGAAGACGGCGGTGGCGGCCATTCCGGTCGAAGGCTGCGAGCTGGAGACGCACAAGGACGTGGTCATGACGATCAAGCCGGAGGATATTCGCTTGTACGACCGGCAAGGGCCGGACCGTATTGCCGCTGCCGTCGAGGCGGTCTTCCCGTCCGGAGCGGAAACGCTCGTGCAGCTGAACGCCGCCGGCGGCACCGCCATGATGGTTCGCGTCATGGGCGACGCCGATTATGAGCCGGGGACCGTGCTTTATGCGGATCTGCGCAAGGAACAACTGAATTTCTACGACAAACGGACGGGCATTCGCATGGAGCATGTCACGCCGATTTCGAACACATTGGAGGAATCGCATCATGAAGATCGACTTTCACATTCACGTTAA
- a CDS encoding YrdB family protein translates to MLLIDLVFFLLELCALAAFCYWGFKLPGAAQWVRIAAGVGTPALVAVLWGTFVAPKASMPVSSLMRFAIQLVIFGTAAAALYDTGRHKLGTIFMLIAVVELVLSYSLKAKRKIR, encoded by the coding sequence ATGCTTCTGATCGATCTCGTCTTTTTTCTGCTCGAACTGTGCGCGCTTGCGGCATTCTGCTACTGGGGGTTCAAGCTCCCGGGGGCCGCTCAGTGGGTTCGAATCGCGGCAGGCGTCGGAACGCCTGCGCTGGTCGCCGTGCTGTGGGGCACTTTCGTCGCTCCCAAAGCGTCCATGCCGGTCAGCAGCCTGATGCGCTTCGCCATTCAGCTTGTCATCTTCGGAACGGCCGCTGCCGCCTTGTACGACACGGGCCGGCATAAGCTGGGGACGATCTTCATGCTTATCGCGGTCGTGGAGCTGGTCCTGTCGTATTCGCTGAAGGCGAAGCGGAAAATACGTTGA